In a single window of the Streptomyces sp. NBC_00353 genome:
- a CDS encoding IS5 family transposase → MPALPSCLLEPAWDQFRALLPDRAEFDPDHPLGCHRRRIPDRVVFDHVVQALIHGSGYERISSPGCSDRTIRRRVKLWAQMGISQALHRIALEAYDRMIGLDLDEISVDGCITKAPCGGEKAGRSPVDRGKQGLKRSVASEACGVPLGIVSAGANRHDSPLLGPTLAAAKEQAGAMPEAVNVNLDRGYDSTKSRVLIGELGFSAEIARKGVPAPIQAGKRWVVERTHSWMNDYGKLRRCTERSGDVVDFYLYLAAALVTLRMLIRRSTSRYRWDGRPTTRRLK, encoded by the coding sequence GTGCCCGCGCTGCCATCATGCCTGCTTGAACCCGCCTGGGACCAGTTCAGGGCCCTGCTGCCCGATCGGGCCGAGTTTGACCCCGACCATCCGCTCGGCTGCCATCGACGGCGTATACCGGACCGCGTCGTCTTCGACCACGTCGTCCAAGCGCTGATCCACGGCTCCGGATACGAGCGCATCTCCTCGCCCGGATGCTCCGACCGCACGATCCGACGCCGCGTCAAGCTGTGGGCTCAGATGGGGATCTCGCAAGCGCTGCACCGGATCGCCCTGGAGGCGTACGACCGCATGATCGGCCTCGACCTCGATGAAATCTCGGTCGACGGCTGCATCACCAAGGCGCCGTGCGGCGGAGAGAAAGCGGGGCGCTCGCCCGTCGACCGGGGCAAGCAGGGACTGAAGCGCTCGGTCGCCTCCGAAGCGTGCGGGGTTCCACTCGGGATCGTGTCCGCCGGGGCGAACCGGCACGACTCGCCGCTGCTCGGCCCCACCCTGGCAGCGGCCAAAGAGCAGGCCGGTGCGATGCCGGAGGCCGTCAACGTTAACCTCGACCGCGGGTACGACAGCACCAAGTCACGTGTGTTGATCGGCGAGTTGGGATTCTCGGCCGAGATCGCCCGCAAGGGCGTGCCCGCCCCGATCCAGGCCGGCAAGCGCTGGGTGGTGGAGCGCACGCACTCGTGGATGAACGACTACGGCAAGCTGCGGCGCTGCACCGAGAGGAGCGGCGATGTCGTGGACTTCTACCTCTACCTCGCCGCCGCACTCGTCACGCTCCGCATGCTCATTCGACGCTCGACGAGCCGCTACCGCTGGGACGGCCGCCCCACCACCCGACGCCTCAAGTGA
- a CDS encoding Imm32 family immunity protein, with amino-acid sequence MAVQLVGSARLGYSMNPSKNYRKFHEGSDLDIAVISPELFEKAWGELRDIIEDDLFAQRKNQLRKLVFEECIALDSCDLGAEDGVPDGSHLHLEDNNGLKDGSVGLVLERSDDE; translated from the coding sequence ATGGCTGTCCAATTGGTCGGAAGTGCTCGTCTGGGCTATTCCATGAACCCGAGTAAGAACTACAGGAAGTTCCACGAAGGCTCGGACTTGGACATCGCGGTGATCTCGCCAGAGCTGTTCGAAAAGGCGTGGGGTGAGCTCCGAGATATAATCGAGGACGATCTCTTCGCTCAGAGAAAGAATCAACTGCGCAAGTTGGTTTTCGAGGAGTGCATCGCCCTCGACAGTTGTGACCTGGGTGCCGAGGACGGTGTTCCGGACGGGAGCCACCTGCACCTGGAGGACAACAACGGCCTCAAGGACGGGTCCGTCGGCTTGGTTCTGGAACGCAGCGACGACGAATGA
- a CDS encoding cell division protein SepF, with the protein MSRYDRYDVTDEQWEGLAQVVPLRSRNEWPSRVDHRTVPDSHETAEQRRMVVLRVQVFADAREVAEYLVAQIPVLLDLTGAETDVAKRILDFASGVVFGLGSGMHRVDRNVFLLSPVGMEVEGVATAGVPRS; encoded by the coding sequence GTGAGCAGGTACGACAGGTACGACGTCACGGACGAGCAGTGGGAGGGGCTGGCCCAGGTCGTCCCGCTGCGCAGCCGCAACGAGTGGCCGTCCCGGGTCGACCACCGTACGGTCCCCGACAGCCACGAGACCGCCGAACAACGCCGCATGGTCGTGCTGCGGGTGCAGGTCTTCGCGGACGCGCGTGAGGTGGCCGAGTACCTGGTCGCGCAGATCCCCGTGCTGCTCGATCTGACCGGCGCCGAGACCGATGTGGCCAAGCGGATCCTGGACTTCGCCAGCGGTGTGGTCTTCGGACTGGGCAGCGGAATGCACCGGGTCGACCGGAACGTCTTTCTGCTGTCGCCGGTCGGCATGGAGGTCGAGGGGGTTGCGACGGCGGGCGTACCTCGATCGTAG
- a CDS encoding IS110 family transposase, whose amino-acid sequence MILIGVDPHKSSHTAVAVDAAGHQVAQRRFVVNAGTFRQLMRWCEQWPERRFAVEGAGGLGRSLAQQLAAAGENVVDVPSTLSARARLLATGGDRKTDAADALHVAQVALFRADLRPVAQEDQTTILRLLTERRDDLVHERTRVLNRLHAVLRDLVPGGAPTGLSADKAATVMKGIRPITAIDSCRRDIARDLLADLRRLDRQVKDNEAEMREAVAATHTTLTTLPGLGTVLAAKVIGHVGDATRFPTEHHFARYTGSAPLDASSGNNVRHRLNTGGNRALNSVLHTIAICQIRDGGRGQAYYLRKITEGKTPAEARRALKRRLSNVVYRIMNATNGTTSLKPLDTQRRYEVTGARPAACIAAPPQTVDDSLKGQPEASIVRWVRPPSGAMTNPHSRSYSGALKLDALNHARSTVCGPKADGMGAGVNGEMKWLAEVGSRAAIRPAV is encoded by the coding sequence GTGATTCTGATCGGTGTCGATCCCCACAAGTCGTCCCACACCGCTGTTGCCGTCGACGCTGCGGGCCACCAAGTGGCCCAGCGCCGTTTCGTCGTCAACGCTGGGACTTTTCGTCAGTTGATGCGCTGGTGCGAGCAGTGGCCTGAGCGCCGGTTTGCCGTCGAAGGTGCCGGCGGACTGGGGCGTTCGCTTGCCCAGCAGCTCGCCGCCGCGGGCGAGAACGTGGTCGACGTGCCCTCCACGTTGTCGGCTCGAGCTCGGCTCCTGGCCACTGGTGGCGACCGCAAGACCGACGCCGCGGACGCCCTTCATGTCGCTCAGGTCGCCTTGTTCAGGGCAGACTTGCGGCCGGTGGCACAGGAAGACCAGACCACTATCCTGCGGCTGCTGACCGAGCGGCGCGACGACCTGGTGCACGAACGCACCCGGGTCCTCAACCGGCTGCACGCTGTGCTGCGCGATCTGGTGCCTGGCGGTGCACCCACCGGGTTGTCTGCCGACAAAGCTGCCACCGTGATGAAGGGCATCCGGCCGATTACAGCCATCGACTCCTGCCGTCGGGACATAGCCCGTGATCTGCTGGCCGATCTTCGACGCCTGGACCGGCAGGTCAAGGACAACGAGGCTGAGATGCGTGAGGCTGTCGCCGCGACTCACACCACGCTGACCACCCTGCCGGGCCTGGGCACCGTGCTGGCCGCCAAGGTGATCGGCCATGTCGGAGACGCCACACGATTCCCCACCGAGCACCACTTCGCCAGGTACACCGGCAGCGCACCCCTGGACGCCTCCAGCGGCAACAACGTCCGCCACCGGCTCAACACCGGCGGCAACCGCGCGCTGAACTCGGTGCTCCACACCATCGCCATCTGCCAGATCCGCGACGGCGGACGCGGGCAGGCCTACTACCTGCGCAAAATCACGGAAGGAAAGACGCCCGCAGAGGCTCGCAGAGCCCTCAAACGACGCCTGTCCAACGTGGTCTACCGGATCATGAACGCGACCAACGGAACCACCTCGCTCAAGCCGCTTGACACACAGAGGCGCTATGAGGTCACAGGCGCTCGACCGGCCGCGTGCATAGCGGCACCACCCCAGACCGTCGACGATTCCTTGAAAGGACAGCCCGAAGCGTCAATCGTTCGGTGGGTCAGGCCGCCAAGCGGTGCCATGACCAATCCTCACAGTCGTTCGTACAGTGGCGCGCTCAAGCTCGACGCCCTGAACCACGCCCGCTCCACGGTGTGTGGGCCGAAAGCGGACGGGATGGGAGCCGGGGTGAACGGTGAGATGAAGTGGCTGGCGGAGGTGGGTAGTCGGGCCGCGATCAGACCTGCGGTGTGA
- a CDS encoding cytochrome P450 encodes MTPPAASVRSVQPPQPLALYGPDFAADPHGHYRRLRAHGPLAPVRIAAGIDALLVTDYQAAVDLLRDTHTFTKDPRAWQATVPADSPVLPMLGYRPTALFSDGDVHARYREAINDGLAMIEPHILRAEVARVARRLIREFAASGSGDLVAQYARRLPLHIFTTWFGVPPEDRERIVEGIGGMFNSADDAAAAYADLVTVVTRLVADRRARPRRDLTSYFLGHPAGLDNDETVRQITLMMSAGHDPTTNLIGNALLHMLTDARYAGSLQRGAMTAHEAINEVLWQDPPLANLAAHYPRHDTEFHGVRLRAGQLLLVSYAAANTQSEPATSDPGVRSGGSAHLAWSAGPHRCPAKQPALLIAMTAIEQLTSQLCDAELAVSASELMWRPGPFHRALVHLPVRFTPLEMNPDTEPAGPSEVSISH; translated from the coding sequence ATGACACCTCCCGCCGCCTCCGTGCGCTCCGTACAGCCGCCGCAGCCGCTCGCGCTGTACGGCCCGGACTTCGCCGCCGATCCGCACGGCCACTACCGGCGGCTGCGCGCGCACGGCCCGCTCGCCCCGGTCCGGATCGCCGCCGGCATCGACGCCCTGCTGGTCACCGACTACCAGGCGGCCGTCGATCTGCTGCGCGACACCCACACCTTCACCAAGGACCCCCGGGCCTGGCAGGCCACCGTCCCCGCCGACTCACCGGTCCTGCCGATGCTCGGCTACCGGCCGACCGCACTCTTCAGCGACGGCGACGTGCACGCCCGCTACCGCGAGGCCATCAACGACGGCCTCGCCATGATCGAGCCCCACATCCTGCGGGCCGAGGTGGCCCGCGTGGCCCGCAGGCTCATCCGGGAGTTCGCCGCCTCCGGCAGTGGTGACCTCGTCGCCCAGTACGCGCGACGGCTCCCGTTGCACATCTTCACCACGTGGTTCGGCGTACCTCCCGAGGACCGCGAACGGATCGTCGAGGGCATCGGCGGCATGTTCAACTCCGCCGACGACGCCGCCGCCGCGTACGCCGATCTAGTCACCGTCGTCACGCGCCTCGTCGCCGACCGGCGCGCCCGGCCCCGCCGCGATCTCACCTCGTACTTCCTCGGCCACCCGGCCGGTCTCGACAACGACGAGACTGTGCGTCAGATCACGCTGATGATGAGCGCGGGCCACGACCCGACGACCAATCTGATCGGCAACGCGCTGCTGCACATGCTCACCGACGCGCGCTACGCGGGCTCACTGCAACGCGGCGCGATGACGGCCCACGAGGCCATCAACGAGGTCCTCTGGCAGGACCCGCCGCTGGCCAATCTGGCCGCCCACTACCCGCGCCACGACACCGAGTTCCACGGCGTCCGGCTGCGTGCCGGACAGTTGCTCCTGGTCTCCTACGCAGCGGCCAACACCCAGTCCGAGCCCGCCACTTCGGACCCCGGCGTGCGCTCCGGCGGCAGCGCGCATCTGGCCTGGTCGGCGGGTCCGCACCGGTGTCCGGCGAAGCAGCCGGCGCTGCTCATTGCGATGACCGCGATCGAGCAGCTGACCAGCCAGCTGTGCGATGCGGAATTGGCCGTTTCGGCGAGCGAACTGATGTGGCGGCCCGGTCCGTTCCACCGCGCGCTGGTGCATCTGCCGGTCCGTTTCACCCCGCTCGAGATGAACCCGGACACGGAGCCCGCGGGCCCGTCGGAGGTGTCGATCAGCCACTGA
- a CDS encoding ATP-binding protein has protein sequence MTALCPGATPLPPAVPDARSGLPSAARGARSAGPVVTELRLSAFASHRGTVLPIGPLTLFAGAAGSGKSSALRAYEALARLGAGDPLAEVFPDPEAYVPERAGADAQGRRGFRIGCTTDGPAGPVRLDLAVQAEPTLRIVGERLTGGGETLLTTALRDPGRSTVQAAWHTAGAVPVTRAPLPDDVLGTALLPLRVAGTTEGQVRVLAAAEQTVVALRSVFACEPQPHRMRAPVPSGEDRLRRGCDNLAAVLERTHTQCGQRHARLVAAAGAGCAGTVTGLGVERLADGTVRALVERDGGHRTPVGRLGDGELRYLALALVLLTGPGVLAMEAAGEVPSAMQTLTVLADGLDRDLDGRQLRRLLALAASIGAAGHLRLVGTVAEAVASEARGTAGVTVVDLEP, from the coding sequence ATGACTGCACTCTGCCCGGGGGCCACCCCGCTGCCACCCGCTGTCCCCGATGCCCGTTCCGGGTTACCGTCCGCCGCCCGGGGTGCCCGTTCCGCCGGCCCGGTCGTGACCGAACTGCGGCTCTCCGCCTTCGCCTCGCACCGGGGCACCGTCCTCCCGATCGGGCCGCTCACGCTCTTCGCCGGGGCCGCCGGCAGCGGCAAGTCCAGCGCACTGCGGGCGTACGAGGCACTGGCCCGGCTGGGCGCCGGCGACCCGCTCGCCGAGGTGTTCCCGGACCCGGAGGCGTACGTACCCGAACGGGCCGGGGCCGACGCACAGGGCCGCCGCGGCTTCCGGATCGGCTGCACGACGGACGGCCCGGCCGGTCCGGTCCGGCTCGACCTCGCCGTCCAGGCCGAACCCACCCTCCGGATCGTCGGCGAACGGCTGACCGGCGGCGGCGAGACCCTGCTCACCACCGCCCTGCGCGATCCCGGGCGTTCGACGGTCCAGGCTGCCTGGCACACGGCAGGCGCGGTTCCGGTGACCCGAGCTCCACTGCCGGACGACGTGCTCGGCACCGCGCTGCTCCCGCTGCGGGTCGCGGGAACGACCGAGGGGCAGGTGCGGGTCCTGGCCGCCGCCGAACAGACGGTGGTGGCCCTCCGGTCGGTCTTCGCATGCGAACCGCAGCCGCACCGGATGCGGGCGCCGGTGCCGAGCGGCGAGGACCGGCTGCGTCGCGGCTGCGACAACCTCGCGGCGGTGCTGGAACGGACGCACACCCAGTGCGGTCAGCGGCATGCCCGCCTCGTCGCGGCGGCCGGTGCCGGATGCGCGGGGACGGTGACGGGGCTGGGCGTCGAGCGGCTCGCGGACGGGACGGTGCGCGCCCTGGTCGAGCGCGACGGCGGGCACCGCACCCCCGTCGGGCGGCTCGGCGACGGCGAGTTGAGGTACCTCGCGCTGGCCCTGGTGCTGCTCACCGGCCCCGGGGTGCTGGCCATGGAGGCGGCGGGGGAGGTGCCGTCGGCCATGCAGACCCTCACCGTGCTGGCCGACGGGCTCGACCGGGACCTGGACGGACGTCAGCTGCGCCGGCTGCTGGCCCTGGCGGCGTCGATCGGCGCGGCCGGGCACCTCAGGCTGGTGGGCACGGTCGCGGAGGCGGTCGCCTCCGAGGCCCGCGGGACGGCCGGTGTGACGGTGGTAGACCTGGAACCGTGA
- a CDS encoding FtsK/SpoIIIE domain-containing protein: protein MTDSSIRALGRFIADEALRKVIETRGARVGLRISGFDKPTVTEALRRMAQRLSQSPELQVVVKVGTSDQIAGVPDDFLLNRGDQLTKWRNSGQGTAVLLFEWGESPDAEGLAAMNALDDAPILGDHHDTSSERGFDRFMADVWREAGGSGTVPAMMASSLPEIWRAITDEDPLSLHRWAAFLVETAQKVVATRVHTPDVVCTEISAALPALGLFPDRSLFAKPAALPARIKKNVCVSAFKQPTGKEIAADDLIDRIAAAEFSEESLEHVGADSGTVKTRMRDLVLNLNHRGPALQDRRQLRSGQDLTLWLEVFEQKSKKIGLGQQVKQEILRTAADRVDDFDAMMIEEALDRGDQESAQRFLDEAPAGGAEPLADLLSNRSRRKVEKLAFPDSQFVQDPLRALLRELTYFSDEEEGSVVVQLEGNQEAGRWSRWLFAFLYARTLREIQESTSLRLTLEVKGCLLDVTKPSLPENQETQDPFELNIEWAPLRFLVEMDGATQRRFRWDPMGIPGQIALAALIDSWQTPPVHASNLTFDTFLEKFNDPRQWQTDKPLPASETHFAGRLDRLKRKHFERFSEGLDATNLGEYVREWEDILREARATLVPDNAPDADLEAVVLSDVVELADHRMMMLATHPLKLRWLARNYTETSNSIEIALNKEGGLSLNQENEDLFFDAIDRISPHGTPAVLVGPRGTIAIPMRESAGHEEYAPVRRGGNESKEWLSSVDEAAIDEMVRVITDYLTTYPHKLDGLRVLLLDRNGDPVLPVRVAKQVRAKNPRLKVDLVVLAPQATHHEIIQGFDLQFSGAEMSEDSFLPDVQLILQAWEPDQTTDLSGLEGTIDLALAPALFGTQTSIKESTKKESLSGSFNPWKHPASHNLAQTSENVVRALLPETADETLESWSTLCVRYDRSSPVSRESVDGIDYFEMQVQFHQHQDLFAELHSVAHWVVTLDSFIGREQIDALRNRPDVILVKPSVGKNESYTLIVSSQTGKQFVVQRLRRRLEQIGVVTPQDSEGTARRIYEVGRNVAPGAVLRSLGIGTTVNEVVGLVATRFVIDQQFPIPQQGTSLITWISFDEHHRWFGRGHKTRADLGRFILTVQNDGIVRLDVLVAESKFRQAFDVGSAEEQLNRTTDLCKDAFRSGGEARHDRPFWLDELAAAIAQTSGNALRAAELPARTTIGKDHHRQVEAKVLDALRSADVQLGQVSGVAVAISAEDDQPAPAVNNLGKHTLVRLNKHELLNLIGALRANQDPTDADHLVDSGNLGGSVKVPGTVVKPTSTGTSAELSTPKEPAAPVELAVATALTTVPRQVVARDTAAEADPVTLNTHRGGLGEEELRLRYNKVVDVFGRHKVGVTAPENGKWQEGPGFYIFRFIPDPGVTVDKLTNRRDEIFLALALPSGFSIRTRSDRGSVLFEIPKIDDEKYGVDAKALWQRCPADPESLITPLGADIEGNPVAIDLSSADSPHLLVAGTTGSGKSVALDTILKGLVRYDKSTLRLRLVDPKGTELVDFEDDPHLDGVIGMDAADAIEILEETVEEMAVRYKDMKAIRTRKLVEYNAKVDQALRKPWIVIILDEYADLTSDPEEKKKIEALLKRLTQKARAAGIHVIAATQRPSADVISTTIRSNFPAQLALRVKTATDSRIILDETGAEALAGQGDAFLHTAKGTIRVQVAYDGS from the coding sequence TTGACCGACAGCAGCATCCGAGCGCTCGGCCGGTTCATCGCCGATGAAGCACTGCGCAAGGTCATTGAGACCAGGGGGGCCCGTGTCGGTCTGCGTATCAGCGGGTTCGATAAGCCGACCGTGACCGAGGCCCTCCGTCGCATGGCCCAGAGGCTGTCCCAGTCGCCGGAACTTCAGGTTGTAGTCAAGGTAGGCACGTCGGATCAGATCGCCGGCGTACCCGATGATTTCCTGCTGAATCGGGGAGACCAGCTGACCAAGTGGCGAAATTCCGGGCAGGGCACCGCGGTGCTGCTGTTCGAGTGGGGGGAGTCTCCGGACGCAGAGGGCCTGGCGGCCATGAACGCTCTTGACGACGCCCCAATCTTGGGCGACCACCACGACACCTCCAGCGAGCGTGGATTCGACAGGTTCATGGCGGATGTATGGCGGGAGGCAGGTGGCAGCGGCACTGTTCCGGCCATGATGGCCAGCTCTCTGCCGGAGATCTGGCGTGCCATCACCGATGAAGATCCCCTGTCCTTGCACCGGTGGGCCGCCTTCCTCGTCGAGACGGCGCAGAAGGTCGTCGCAACTCGAGTCCACACACCTGACGTCGTCTGTACCGAGATTTCTGCAGCCCTGCCCGCTCTTGGCCTCTTCCCGGACCGGAGCCTCTTTGCCAAGCCTGCCGCACTGCCCGCCCGGATCAAGAAAAACGTATGCGTCAGCGCCTTCAAGCAGCCCACCGGCAAGGAAATCGCCGCGGACGACCTGATAGACCGCATCGCCGCGGCTGAGTTCAGCGAGGAATCCCTGGAACACGTCGGTGCGGACTCCGGGACTGTCAAAACGCGCATGCGCGACCTCGTGCTCAACCTCAACCACCGTGGGCCTGCCCTGCAGGATCGTCGTCAGCTGCGCAGTGGGCAGGACCTGACCCTTTGGCTTGAGGTCTTCGAGCAGAAGTCCAAGAAGATTGGCCTTGGCCAGCAGGTCAAGCAGGAGATCTTGCGGACCGCCGCGGACCGGGTCGACGACTTCGACGCGATGATGATCGAAGAAGCGCTTGACCGCGGAGACCAGGAATCCGCCCAGCGCTTCCTTGACGAGGCACCCGCCGGTGGCGCTGAACCGCTGGCCGACCTGCTGTCCAATCGTTCACGCCGCAAAGTTGAGAAGCTCGCCTTCCCAGACTCTCAGTTCGTCCAGGACCCACTGCGTGCCCTGCTGCGCGAACTGACCTACTTCTCCGACGAAGAAGAAGGCTCCGTCGTCGTCCAACTTGAAGGAAACCAGGAAGCCGGGCGGTGGAGCCGCTGGTTGTTCGCCTTCTTGTACGCACGTACCCTGCGTGAAATTCAGGAATCGACCAGCCTCCGCCTGACTCTGGAGGTCAAAGGCTGCCTGCTGGACGTGACCAAGCCGTCCCTGCCGGAGAACCAAGAAACCCAAGATCCGTTCGAACTAAATATCGAGTGGGCCCCGCTGCGCTTCCTTGTCGAAATGGACGGAGCCACCCAGCGACGCTTTCGCTGGGACCCCATGGGCATCCCCGGACAGATAGCGCTGGCAGCCCTCATCGACAGCTGGCAAACCCCCCCTGTCCACGCCAGCAACCTGACCTTCGACACCTTCCTCGAGAAGTTCAACGACCCCCGGCAGTGGCAGACCGACAAACCGCTGCCTGCCTCTGAAACTCATTTTGCCGGCCGGCTGGACCGCCTCAAGCGGAAGCACTTCGAGCGATTCTCCGAAGGGCTCGACGCCACGAACCTCGGCGAATACGTACGCGAGTGGGAAGACATCCTCCGCGAAGCCCGCGCCACCCTGGTTCCCGACAACGCTCCGGATGCAGACCTTGAGGCGGTCGTGCTGTCCGACGTCGTCGAGCTAGCCGATCACCGCATGATGATGCTGGCCACCCACCCGTTGAAACTGCGATGGCTGGCAAGGAACTACACAGAGACCTCCAACAGCATTGAGATTGCCCTCAACAAAGAGGGAGGCCTGAGCCTCAACCAAGAGAACGAGGACCTCTTCTTCGACGCTATCGACCGCATCTCCCCACACGGAACACCGGCGGTCCTCGTCGGGCCGCGCGGCACGATCGCCATCCCGATGCGGGAATCGGCCGGCCACGAGGAGTACGCACCGGTCCGCCGCGGCGGCAACGAGTCCAAGGAATGGCTCTCCAGCGTCGACGAGGCCGCGATCGACGAGATGGTCCGCGTCATCACCGACTACCTGACGACTTACCCCCACAAGCTTGACGGCCTACGCGTACTGCTTTTGGACCGCAACGGCGACCCTGTCCTGCCCGTGCGCGTGGCCAAGCAGGTACGGGCCAAGAATCCCCGTCTGAAAGTCGATCTGGTGGTCCTGGCTCCCCAAGCCACCCATCACGAGATCATCCAGGGTTTCGACCTGCAGTTCTCTGGCGCGGAGATGTCCGAGGACAGCTTCCTGCCCGACGTTCAACTCATCCTGCAGGCATGGGAGCCCGACCAGACAACAGACCTGTCCGGGCTAGAAGGCACCATTGACCTCGCCCTGGCTCCGGCACTGTTCGGCACCCAGACCAGTATCAAGGAGAGCACCAAGAAGGAATCCCTGTCGGGCTCCTTCAACCCCTGGAAGCACCCGGCATCACACAACCTGGCTCAGACCAGCGAGAACGTCGTGAGAGCGCTGTTGCCCGAAACCGCCGACGAGACTCTCGAGTCCTGGTCCACCCTGTGCGTGCGCTACGACCGCAGTTCCCCGGTCTCCCGGGAGAGTGTCGACGGCATCGACTACTTCGAGATGCAGGTGCAATTCCACCAGCACCAGGATCTGTTCGCCGAACTGCACAGCGTGGCTCACTGGGTCGTCACCCTTGACAGCTTCATCGGCCGTGAGCAGATCGATGCCCTGCGCAACCGCCCAGACGTCATCCTCGTCAAGCCGAGTGTCGGCAAGAACGAGTCGTACACCCTCATTGTCAGCTCACAGACCGGCAAGCAGTTCGTCGTCCAGCGACTACGACGCCGCCTGGAGCAAATCGGCGTCGTCACCCCGCAGGACTCCGAAGGCACCGCCCGGCGAATCTACGAGGTCGGCCGCAACGTGGCTCCTGGCGCCGTGCTGCGCTCCCTCGGCATCGGCACCACGGTCAACGAAGTCGTCGGCCTTGTGGCCACGCGGTTTGTCATCGACCAGCAGTTTCCCATCCCTCAGCAGGGCACGAGCCTGATCACCTGGATCAGCTTCGACGAGCACCACCGGTGGTTCGGTCGCGGACACAAAACCCGTGCCGATCTGGGCCGATTCATACTGACGGTCCAGAACGACGGCATCGTTCGCCTGGATGTCCTGGTCGCCGAGTCCAAGTTCCGCCAGGCCTTCGACGTCGGCTCGGCGGAAGAGCAGCTCAACCGCACCACCGACCTGTGCAAGGACGCCTTCCGCTCGGGCGGCGAGGCTCGCCACGACCGTCCCTTCTGGCTGGACGAGCTGGCCGCAGCGATCGCTCAGACCAGCGGAAACGCCCTACGGGCCGCAGAACTTCCAGCGCGCACCACGATCGGCAAGGACCACCATCGTCAGGTCGAAGCGAAGGTCCTAGACGCCCTGCGCTCCGCGGATGTTCAACTCGGTCAAGTCTCCGGCGTTGCCGTGGCCATCTCAGCCGAGGACGACCAGCCGGCCCCTGCGGTCAACAACCTCGGCAAGCACACCCTGGTGAGGCTGAACAAACACGAGCTGCTGAACCTCATCGGCGCTCTGCGCGCCAACCAGGACCCCACAGATGCCGACCACCTTGTTGACTCCGGGAACCTAGGTGGGAGCGTGAAGGTCCCCGGCACTGTCGTCAAACCCACCTCAACAGGCACTTCCGCCGAACTCTCCACTCCGAAAGAACCGGCAGCACCTGTCGAGCTTGCCGTAGCGACTGCTCTGACGACCGTACCGAGGCAGGTAGTTGCCCGCGACACCGCAGCAGAGGCCGATCCTGTCACTCTGAATACTCACCGCGGTGGGCTCGGCGAGGAGGAGTTGAGGCTTCGATACAACAAGGTCGTCGATGTCTTCGGTCGCCACAAGGTCGGGGTCACCGCTCCGGAGAACGGCAAGTGGCAGGAAGGACCCGGCTTCTACATCTTCCGATTCATCCCCGACCCTGGGGTCACCGTGGACAAGCTGACCAACCGGCGCGACGAGATCTTCCTGGCCCTGGCACTGCCCTCCGGGTTCAGTATTCGCACCCGCAGCGACCGCGGCTCCGTGCTCTTCGAGATCCCCAAGATCGACGACGAAAAGTACGGAGTCGACGCCAAGGCGCTGTGGCAGCGGTGCCCGGCCGACCCCGAGAGCCTCATTACCCCGCTGGGCGCCGACATCGAAGGCAACCCGGTCGCCATCGACCTGTCCTCCGCGGACTCACCACACTTGCTGGTAGCAGGTACTACCGGATCAGGAAAGTCAGTCGCCCTGGACACGATCCTCAAAGGCCTGGTCCGGTACGACAAGAGCACCCTGCGACTCCGCCTCGTCGACCCTAAGGGCACCGAACTCGTCGACTTCGAGGACGACCCTCACCTTGACGGCGTGATCGGCATGGACGCCGCCGACGCCATCGAGATTCTTGAGGAAACCGTCGAAGAGATGGCCGTGCGCTACAAGGACATGAAAGCAATCCGCACACGCAAGCTCGTCGAATACAACGCCAAGGTCGACCAAGCACTCCGAAAGCCCTGGATCGTCATCATCCTGGACGAGTACGCAGACCTCACCAGCGATCCAGAGGAAAAGAAGAAAATCGAAGCGCTGCTCAAGCGCCTCACCCAGAAGGCCCGCGCTGCGGGCATCCACGTCATCGCCGCCACGCAGCGCCCGAGCGCGGACGTTATCTCGACGACCATCCGCTCCAACTTCCCCGCCCAACTCGCCCTGCGAGTCAAGACCGCGACCGACAGCCGCATCATCCTGGACGAGACCGGAGCCGAGGCACTGGCCGGACAGGGCGACGCCTTCCTGCACACTGCCAAGGGCACCATACGAGTGCAGGTTGCCTACGACGGGAGCTGA
- a CDS encoding nucleotide pyrophosphohydrolase has protein sequence MTIRSLQQALADFAAEREWEQFHIPKNLAMALAGETGELLEVFQWLTPEESATVMSDPQRAPQVREEIADVFAYLLRMADVLGIDLEQALLEKIEVNGRKYPADRARGRADKYTQLGD, from the coding sequence ATGACGATCCGATCGCTGCAGCAGGCTCTGGCGGACTTCGCCGCCGAGCGGGAGTGGGAACAGTTCCATATCCCCAAGAACCTGGCCATGGCCCTTGCCGGTGAGACCGGTGAACTGCTCGAGGTCTTTCAGTGGCTGACGCCGGAGGAGTCAGCCACGGTGATGAGTGATCCGCAGAGGGCGCCCCAAGTGCGGGAGGAGATCGCTGACGTCTTCGCCTACCTGCTGAGGATGGCTGACGTCCTCGGGATCGACCTAGAACAGGCGCTGCTTGAGAAGATTGAGGTCAACGGCCGGAAGTATCCCGCCGATCGGGCACGCGGCCGGGCGGACAAGTACACGCAACTGGGGGATTGA